The DNA segment GCCCCTCCAGCACGACAAACACCTGGGTCGCCTCGCCGGGTTCCAGCTCCAGTGTTTCGATCATGACCGCCAACACGCCACGACGATAGAGTTCGCGTTCGTCGATGACCATCCGGGCTTTTGAAACGTTGGTCAGCTGATACTTTTCCCCGAGCAAAGAACCATCGAGGGTGCGCACCAACACGAACCGGGCCTCATTCCACAACGGCACGATCTCGAGACGATCACGCGCCACCATGTCTTCCGGCTCGGCATCACGCGAGAGCGCGAGCAGCACACGCCGAATGGCTGTATTGCGCGGATCATCGGCAGCATTGGCCACGGCCTCCTGACGCAAGCGGCTGCGGTCACGGATGACCACCGTTTCGGCCGGAATATCCTCGATCTTCAGGTTGAGCTTCCAATGCCGACCGGCATCGTCGGCGACAAACAGGCTGATCATCGGCTTGTCGGTGACCGGCTTCAGGTAGGCCACGCCGGTTTCCTTGTCGGGATTGACCTGGAATTCGCCTTCAACACCCTGAATCCGGCGAATCTTGCGACCCTCGATGCGGATCAGGTTGGGCTCGCCGCGCGAGATCGTGGCGGTCAGGCCATCGTCCGGACTGCCTTCCAGATACTGACCGGCGATGACGGTGCTTGCGCTACCGAGGAATAGCAGCGCCACCAGACGCCACAGGCATTGCAGCGCTGCTGGCAGCACCGAATGGATCCTGATCGCTGGTTTCCTTGAACTCGGATACATGGAGTCTCCCGTTGAGATAGCGAAAGCCGACGACATAGGCGGTCTGCTTTTCGGCAGCCTTCTTGTCGCTGACCCAGGTTTGCAGCACGCCGGAGAGCGCCACTTTCATGGCGTTCTCGTCGACCGTCATGGCCTGCGTGGAAAACTGGGTCGAGGCGTTGTTCTTGCGAATAAATTCGGCACGTACCCCGAATTCGGCCTGCAAGCGGCCGTACTCGCTGGGGGCGGCATACTTGAGAAACTGGTTCTTTTGATAGTCGGCGATGTGGGGCGTGATGTTTAGTGCTAGTCCCGCATACCAATAGGCCATCTCCTGCAAGTATTCGGTGGAGACCTTCTGCCCGCTCACCCAGAAGGACGTGTGGATGTCAGGGGGAACCAGAATGGTCCGTTCCGAACCGGCAACGGTGAGCGCGGCCCCTGCATTGGCCAGCAAGGCGAGAACGAGACCGCCTACCGCAATCCGCATGAAGTAGATTTCGTTGCGCTGGTTATCCCGATCAGCAGTGAATCGACTGAATTTCATGGCTCAGCCCAGGAAGAAGCGGCAATGGGAGGGTGGCGTGGTGCGTGCCCGGATCACGATCCAGCTCGGCAGCCACCAGTACAGGGCATGCAGTGCGAATTTGGGATGCTTGCCGGTCTTGAGACGCCCGTACTGCCAGGCCACCAGACCGCCAAAAATCATCCCGGCCATCATCGCGCCCGATACCACCCCCGTACCCATCACGAGCAGGAAGAGAATGGCCTGATCGAAATCCCACCAAAGAAAGCGCTCCTGCGCTTCCAGTGATTTCGGGATGTAGCCGATCTCGTCCATCTCGTGCTCAGATCGTTGCCGTCAGGATGCCCGACGCGATGGTCGGCGCGTACTGAAGAAATACGGCAAAGCCGATTCCGGACAGGATGGCGATCGGGTTCAGCCGTGCCAATGAAAACAGCGCCCCCAGACCGATGGCTGCCACAGCCGCCGCCTTGCCGAAATAACCCTGAACCAGACCAGTGAGCCAGGTGTAGAGCCCCTGGAATTCGGTACCGGTCGTACCGGCCAACGCGCCAGTGGCGGTGCCCAAAAGAACGAGCGCGAGGACCGCACGAATCCATTCACGACTGTTTTGCATGACTGCTCCCTTGTAGGTCAATAAAACACTTGATCAACCAGCCCAAGCCAAGACCGACGGAAATCCCGCCCAAATGGGCTTCAAATCCGTTTTCGATCGGCGATCCCGGGGCCAGAATGCCGATGGCGATAAAGCCGCCGGCGATGGCGATGTCGCGGATGACTCCGCGGGTATGGGGTAACTTCACTTCATTGCGCTCCCTGCTTGTTGCCAACCGCATCTCGTCCCAAGACGCGATGCACCAGACGAACCTCGACGCGCCGATTGCGCTGACGTGCGCTCTCGGTCTTGTCGCTGTCCGCAAAACAGCACGCTCCCTCGGCTGACAGCACGATGGGCGCTTTCACCCCTTCCCTGAGCAGCCAGTCACGAACATGCTCGGCACGTTTTCTTGCCAGACGGTCGTTGAAGGCTTTCGATCCGATGTCGTCGGTCCGGCCATAAAGTTCAATCCTCGTCGCGGCTTTTGCGACGGCCAACAGATCGAGAATTGCTTTGAGGCCCTGCGGCGTAGGCACAGCCTTGCCAAACTGAAAATGGACGGTGCGTTTCTCAACCGCTTCTTGGGGTGGTGGAACTTTGGGGGCAGCATCAACCGCCTTGAGTGAATCCGCTGATTTCTGCGCACGGGCGGGAATATCCACCACCGCCAGTGTCTTGCGGGTCGGTGAAGGGCACCGGGATTCAGGACACGCCAGAAACTCTCGATTGATCCAGCCGATGGCATAGCGAACCGGATCGTGATTGGCCAATTCAGGGGCATTGGCACATCCGGACATCACCATCACCATTCCCATCGAAACAAGTGCGCGCATCAGGATCGCCTTGCCTTCAAGGCCGCCGCCACACGATGGGCATAGACCACGCGCTTGCTTGGGCTCTTGGCGTTGTAGGCGCCGATGGCTTCCCATCCATAGCCATGCGCACGTATGCTTTCCGCCAGAATCCAGGCACCCACATGCGTGTTGAGACATGGATCGATCAGTGCCCTACGGTCAATGCCATGATTCGCCAGTACGCGCAGCCAGCGACTGTTGATCTGCATGTGACCAATATCTTCGCTGCCGTCGCGATTCACATTTCTCGCCAGCGGATTCCCGTTGGATTCAACTTGTGAAATGGCGCTCAGTAATACCGGTGAGACACCGTATCTTGTCCCGGCCTGCTCAAAGCAACTGGCATGTCCGGCAACGGAAAGTGACGCAAACAGGATGGCAACGGGCAAGCGATTCATGGCCCGCATGGTAGGGACCGAACGTCACCTTGCGTCGCCGAAATGTGACCTTTACGGGCGCATTTCAAAGATCAACGAAAGTTGATTTCACGTAGAGCGCGGCACGTGCTTTCGATATGATGACGGTTTTCCCGTCACCAACTGCCCCAGACTGTCCCGAATGATCATTAAACACGCAGACAACAAATCGCAGGACATCGAAACGCTTCAATCCCTTCTGTCCCATCCCAAGGCCATAGGCGATACCCGCAAGCGGATCGAGCAGGAAATTCGCAATATCAATGCGGGGATGCGTGGAGAGAACGAAGCCGCGCACGAGATGAAGGTTCATTACGGCGACTCGAAAAACTGGGCGATCATCCATGATTTGCGTGTCGTACACGGAGACTTGGTCGCTCAGATCGACCATTTGGCGATCAATCGCTGGCTGGACATCTGGGTCTGCGAGAGCAAACACTTCTCCGAGGGGGTCTCCATCAATGACCACGGCGAATTCACTGCATTTTTCGCCAGCAAGCCCTATGGAGTCCCATCTCCCATTCAGCAAAACGAGAAGCACATCCTTATCCTGCAGCGCATCTTCGACGCAGGAACCGTCGAATTGCCCAAGCGCCTAGGCTTCACCATCAAACCCGACCTGAAAAGTCTGGTGCTGGTTTCCAAGGGTGCCAGGATTTCTCGACCGAAGACCAAGATTGATGGCATCGAGTGCATTATCAAGAACGACCAGTTCTTCAAGCACGTCGACAAAGCCGTCGAGGGAATCGGGATAATCTCGACCGCCGCAAAGCTCATTAGTAGCGAAACGCTGGAGAGCGTAGCTCTACAGATTGCCAAACTGCACAAGCCAATCCGTTTCGACTGGCAAGCCAAGTTCGGTCTGGGCGCGATTGAACCACCGCCTGAGCCAACGAAATCCGAGAAACCCAACCATGTCCCTCCACCGGTATCGGTGAAGCCATCCGCCCCGGTACCCGCAGCACCTGCTCCCGCCGCGTCAAATTCTGAAACGCCGATCTGCCGTAGTTGCGGTAGCGACAGAATTTCCGTGCAGTACGGAAAGTTCGGCTACTACTTCAAGTGCTCAGCTTGCGATGGAAACACACCGATCAAGATCGGCTGTGGTGTCGATGGTCACAAGGAGCGCATCAGGAAAGAAGGTAGGAAGTTTTTCCGGGAGTGCGCGGAATGTAAGGCGAGTACGCTTTATTTTGAGAATCCGGAGTAGCTCTTATTGCTTCAGTTCGGCCGAAACTGGCGACGGGTTTCAGTGGAGGCAATGAACACAATGTAAAAAGCAGCCGCCATAGTCTTGGACATTGCTCTCTTTGAACAGTTACAAAAAGCAGGGGGAAACAATACGGTCCCAGACGGAAAGTGCAAAACCTAGGGAGAAATGAGCAATGCAGGTCACACGTATCCATATCGAGAATTTTCGTGGTGTGAAGGACGCGACCCTCGATTTCACCAAGCATGCGGTACTTCTCGGGGACAACAATACTGGCAAAACAACAGCGCTAGAGGCGCTCGATCTTGCCCTTGGTCCCGACCGGTTAAACAGGACACCGCCGGTCGACGAACACGACTTCTACCAGGGAAGATACGCAGCTAACTCCAAGAAATCAGTGCTAGGAGATCAAGGCGAAGTCGGACTAAAGGCACCAGACGTCGAGAACGGTGAAGCTGACGCAACGGAAAATGGTGCTGGCGCGGTGGCTCCAGCCGAAGATCAAGCGCTGAAGATAAGGGTCGACGTCACAATTGTTGATCTCTCCGAGGAGCAGCGCAATCGATTCGGCGACTACATCGAGTTCTGGGACGACGAAGCGAAGAAGCTATATCAGGAAGCAACTCCAGAAGGGGTTGATGCTGACTCGATCTCTCCTGCGTTGCGCGTTACCTTTGTCGGAGAATACAACCCAGAAGAGGATGACTTCGAGGGCAAGTCGTTTTTCACGCTAACACTCGCAGATGGCTGCGCACCCCAAGCATTTACGAAAAAGGATAAGCAAGTCTGCGGGTTCCTGTATTTGCGTTCCATCCGCACAGGCTCCCGGGCCCTGAGCCTCGAACGTGGAAGCTTGCTGGACATCATCCTGCGGCTCAAAGAAGTGCGGCCCCAGATGTGGGAAGACGCAATCGGAAAATTATCTACTTTCTCAGTCGCAGAAGACCCGAGCCTCGGCCTTTCTGGAGTTCTTCAAAGCATCAACAATGCATTGAAGAAGTA comes from the Sulfuritalea hydrogenivorans sk43H genome and includes:
- the traL gene encoding type IV conjugative transfer system protein TraL, encoding MDEIGYIPKSLEAQERFLWWDFDQAILFLLVMGTGVVSGAMMAGMIFGGLVAWQYGRLKTGKHPKFALHALYWWLPSWIVIRARTTPPSHCRFFLG
- a CDS encoding nuclease-related domain-containing protein, coding for MIIKHADNKSQDIETLQSLLSHPKAIGDTRKRIEQEIRNINAGMRGENEAAHEMKVHYGDSKNWAIIHDLRVVHGDLVAQIDHLAINRWLDIWVCESKHFSEGVSINDHGEFTAFFASKPYGVPSPIQQNEKHILILQRIFDAGTVELPKRLGFTIKPDLKSLVLVSKGARISRPKTKIDGIECIIKNDQFFKHVDKAVEGIGIISTAAKLISSETLESVALQIAKLHKPIRFDWQAKFGLGAIEPPPEPTKSEKPNHVPPPVSVKPSAPVPAAPAPAASNSETPICRSCGSDRISVQYGKFGYYFKCSACDGNTPIKIGCGVDGHKERIRKEGRKFFRECAECKASTLYFENPE
- the traA gene encoding TraA family conjugative transfer protein — encoded protein: MQNSREWIRAVLALVLLGTATGALAGTTGTEFQGLYTWLTGLVQGYFGKAAAVAAIGLGALFSLARLNPIAILSGIGFAVFLQYAPTIASGILTATI
- a CDS encoding type-F conjugative transfer system secretin TraK, which codes for MALLFLGSASTVIAGQYLEGSPDDGLTATISRGEPNLIRIEGRKIRRIQGVEGEFQVNPDKETGVAYLKPVTDKPMISLFVADDAGRHWKLNLKIEDIPAETVVIRDRSRLRQEAVANAADDPRNTAIRRVLLALSRDAEPEDMVARDRLEIVPLWNEARFVLVRTLDGSLLGEKYQLTNVSKARMVIDERELYRRGVLAVMIETLELEPGEATQVFVVLEGRDG
- a CDS encoding OmpA family protein, whose product is MRALVSMGMVMVMSGCANAPELANHDPVRYAIGWINREFLACPESRCPSPTRKTLAVVDIPARAQKSADSLKAVDAAPKVPPPQEAVEKRTVHFQFGKAVPTPQGLKAILDLLAVAKAATRIELYGRTDDIGSKAFNDRLARKRAEHVRDWLLREGVKAPIVLSAEGACCFADSDKTESARQRNRRVEVRLVHRVLGRDAVGNKQGAQ
- a CDS encoding lytic transglycosylase domain-containing protein, with amino-acid sequence MNRLPVAILFASLSVAGHASCFEQAGTRYGVSPVLLSAISQVESNGNPLARNVNRDGSEDIGHMQINSRWLRVLANHGIDRRALIDPCLNTHVGAWILAESIRAHGYGWEAIGAYNAKSPSKRVVYAHRVAAALKARRS
- the traE gene encoding type IV conjugative transfer system protein TraE encodes the protein MKFSRFTADRDNQRNEIYFMRIAVGGLVLALLANAGAALTVAGSERTILVPPDIHTSFWVSGQKVSTEYLQEMAYWYAGLALNITPHIADYQKNQFLKYAAPSEYGRLQAEFGVRAEFIRKNNASTQFSTQAMTVDENAMKVALSGVLQTWVSDKKAAEKQTAYVVGFRYLNGRLHVSEFKETSDQDPFGAASSAAMPVASGGAAIPR